From a single Alkalihalophilus pseudofirmus genomic region:
- a CDS encoding ABC transporter substrate-binding protein: MMKTWLRLAVLVLLISLLAACGGNTDEQESAENTEENTEQMEGTESTEAVTVRDAFGEKTFEETPLKVVALEWTYVEDLLALGVQPVGVADIEGYNSWVDIDAELDQDVVDVGTRQEPNLEMIAELEPDLIITAGFRHEAIQQELEFIAPTLFFDPYPTDETVSQYDEMEETFRTIAKVVQKEDEAESVLEELDAKYEEAKEQIAAADLKTNEFVLTQAFSANQAPTLRLFTPNAMATQIFEKVGLENVYDSGQFEMYGYSEVNVEALPAVEDANFFYVVQDDDNVFENQLQSNSVWQNLNFVQNDQLYPLGGDAWLFGGPLSAMTLVDRIVEVVEEE, translated from the coding sequence ATGATGAAGACATGGTTACGTTTAGCGGTCCTTGTTTTACTTATCTCTTTGCTTGCTGCTTGCGGCGGGAATACGGATGAACAGGAGTCAGCTGAAAATACAGAGGAAAACACAGAACAAATGGAAGGTACAGAAAGTACAGAGGCGGTGACAGTTCGAGATGCCTTTGGAGAAAAAACATTTGAGGAAACCCCATTAAAAGTTGTAGCACTTGAATGGACGTATGTAGAAGATTTACTTGCCTTAGGTGTGCAGCCTGTTGGTGTAGCTGATATTGAAGGCTATAACTCATGGGTCGATATTGATGCCGAGCTAGACCAAGACGTAGTTGATGTAGGGACACGTCAAGAGCCTAATCTAGAAATGATTGCTGAACTGGAGCCTGATTTAATTATTACAGCAGGTTTCCGTCATGAAGCGATTCAACAAGAGCTTGAATTCATTGCGCCAACATTATTCTTTGATCCTTACCCAACCGATGAAACGGTAAGTCAATACGATGAGATGGAAGAAACATTCCGTACGATTGCTAAAGTCGTTCAGAAAGAAGATGAGGCAGAGAGTGTTCTAGAAGAGCTAGATGCCAAATATGAAGAAGCTAAAGAACAAATTGCAGCAGCAGATCTAAAAACGAATGAGTTTGTGTTAACGCAAGCGTTCAGCGCCAACCAAGCCCCTACTCTTCGCTTATTTACACCAAATGCAATGGCTACACAGATTTTTGAAAAAGTGGGTCTTGAAAATGTATATGATTCTGGCCAATTTGAAATGTACGGTTACTCAGAGGTAAACGTAGAAGCATTGCCGGCAGTTGAAGATGCTAATTTCTTCTATGTTGTGCAAGATGATGACAATGTATTTGAAAATCAGCTTCAGTCTAACAGCGTTTGGCAGAACCTAAACTTTGTTCAAAATGATCAGCTTTACCCGCTTGGCGGAGATGCTTGGTTATTTGGAGGTCCGCTTTCAGCAATGACGCTTGTTGATCGCATTGTTGAAGTAGTGGAAGAGGAGTAG
- the fhuB gene encoding Fe(3+)-hydroxamate ABC transporter permease FhuB: MSKSTTRRKSIFLFGVGFLLLFITSLVHISQGQAGYSVMTLLTEVWTNGRVQDVVLGLRLPRVVIGILAGGALAVAGVLLQTITKNPLASASTLGMNAGAHLFVISALIFMPGTLGQFPFLVAFLGAACASLLVMMLVGKAMEPVRVALTGMVVALLFSSITGSLQLIFENETNGLFLWGSGTLVQLDWSGVQFAVGFILAGVGIALLNAKSLDVLTLGEDIATSLGQPVQRVKAFAWISAILLAATTVSVVGPIGFVGLIAPHLVRMMGIKGHQPLIIHSFLWGAILLITADVLARWIQPGQEIPVGAMTALIGGPWLMYLAYKTGKKHSRRQTKLGGHTVSMPYPLLLMAGAMVAVIVTALSVSYGAGSFFSWNDWLNQAYLSPFVWEFRVPRILTAFVVGMLLAMCGVLLQGVLRNPLADPTVLGITSGGGAGAMIFLVLFPAASIQFLPFAAMIGAAVSIGIILLVTWRSNWEPILLALMGVAVSAVGSAIIQIMVVKAKMGVAPALAWLAGSTYAKSWSHLQIVLVVALITIPLGWFLSRKLDLLSFGDDVSTGLGMNVGQTRILAIMLGVAMGAASVSIVGTIGFIGLLAPHAVRRLVGVEHRRLIPLSLLLGGILLVAADFVGRYILAPKEIPAGLVVAVLGTPYILYLLRKT; the protein is encoded by the coding sequence ATGAGCAAGTCTACAACTAGACGGAAGTCCATTTTCCTTTTTGGGGTGGGCTTCCTTCTCCTATTTATCACAAGCCTTGTTCATATCAGCCAAGGCCAAGCTGGCTATAGTGTCATGACGCTGTTAACTGAAGTATGGACGAATGGAAGGGTTCAAGATGTTGTGCTTGGACTGCGACTTCCTAGAGTAGTGATTGGAATACTTGCTGGGGGTGCATTGGCTGTTGCAGGTGTGTTACTACAAACAATCACGAAAAACCCGCTTGCATCAGCGAGTACACTCGGAATGAATGCGGGAGCTCATTTATTTGTTATAAGTGCCTTAATCTTTATGCCTGGAACACTTGGACAATTTCCGTTTCTGGTCGCTTTTCTAGGAGCAGCATGCGCTTCATTGCTGGTGATGATGCTTGTAGGAAAGGCGATGGAGCCCGTCCGGGTAGCATTAACTGGAATGGTGGTTGCCCTATTATTTTCATCTATTACGGGAAGTCTTCAATTAATCTTTGAAAATGAAACAAACGGTTTGTTCCTTTGGGGATCAGGGACACTTGTTCAGCTTGATTGGTCAGGTGTTCAATTTGCGGTAGGCTTTATTTTAGCAGGTGTAGGTATCGCGTTGTTAAATGCTAAAAGTTTAGATGTACTTACACTTGGGGAAGATATCGCCACCTCATTAGGTCAGCCCGTGCAAAGAGTGAAGGCGTTTGCTTGGATTAGTGCGATCTTGCTTGCTGCAACGACGGTAAGTGTGGTCGGCCCTATAGGGTTTGTCGGGTTAATTGCCCCTCATCTCGTTAGAATGATGGGAATTAAAGGACATCAACCGCTGATTATTCATTCATTTTTATGGGGAGCTATTCTCCTTATTACAGCTGATGTATTAGCACGCTGGATTCAGCCCGGTCAAGAAATACCTGTTGGTGCCATGACAGCTTTGATAGGTGGTCCGTGGCTGATGTATCTTGCGTACAAAACAGGTAAGAAACATTCAAGAAGACAGACGAAGCTAGGCGGACATACTGTATCTATGCCGTACCCGCTTTTATTAATGGCAGGAGCCATGGTGGCTGTTATAGTCACAGCCCTATCCGTTTCTTATGGGGCAGGTTCATTTTTCAGCTGGAATGATTGGCTGAATCAAGCTTATTTATCTCCTTTTGTATGGGAGTTTAGGGTGCCGAGGATTTTGACAGCTTTTGTGGTAGGGATGCTTCTTGCCATGTGCGGCGTGCTGCTTCAAGGAGTGCTTCGAAATCCATTAGCTGATCCAACGGTATTAGGGATCACATCAGGCGGAGGCGCGGGGGCAATGATTTTTCTTGTTTTATTCCCTGCAGCATCTATTCAATTTCTGCCTTTTGCTGCAATGATCGGTGCGGCCGTTTCAATCGGAATTATTTTACTTGTGACATGGAGGTCTAATTGGGAGCCTATTCTCCTTGCTTTAATGGGAGTTGCCGTATCTGCAGTAGGATCTGCCATTATTCAAATTATGGTCGTGAAAGCAAAGATGGGTGTCGCACCTGCACTTGCCTGGCTTGCAGGTTCTACGTATGCAAAGAGCTGGTCGCATTTACAGATTGTTCTTGTCGTCGCACTGATTACGATTCCTTTAGGATGGTTTTTATCAAGAAAGCTAGATTTACTATCATTTGGTGACGATGTGTCCACTGGACTTGGAATGAATGTCGGTCAAACAAGAATTCTCGCCATTATGTTAGGGGTCGCAATGGGTGCGGCTAGTGTCTCGATTGTAGGAACGATTGGATTTATCGGATTATTAGCACCCCATGCGGTAAGAAGGCTTGTGGGAGTGGAGCATCGCCGCCTTATTCCGTTGTCTCTACTCCTTGGAGGTATTTTACTTGTAGCTGCTGATTTTGTCGGACGATATATTTTAGCACCAAAAGAGATACCGGCGGGACTTGTCGTGGCCGTTCTTGGAACACCATATATTTTGTATTTATTAAGAAAAACATAA
- the yhbH gene encoding sporulation protein YhbH: MKNPNNHNFVVSQENWSLHRKGHQDQRRHQEKVQEAIKKNLPDLVSEENIVMSNGREVIRIPIRSLDEYKIRYNYDKNKHVGQGKGDSKVGDVVARDPNAQQQQGPGKGQGAGEDAGEDYFEAEVSIMELQEMLFKELELPNLQKKEEAEIIVEDISFNDIRKKGLMGNVDKRRTILSAIKRNALEGRPGLIPIYNDDLRFKTWTETTRPESKAVVLAMMDTSGSMGRWEKYMARSFFFWMTRFLRTKYETVDIEFIAHHTEAKVVSEEDFFSKGESGGTICSSAYRKALELINQKYDPKRFNIYPFHFSDGDNLTSDNARCLKLVQELMEKSSMFGYGEVNQYSRHSTLMSAYKNIDDPRFRHHILKEKGDVYHAMKTFFKKEEEGAMA; the protein is encoded by the coding sequence GTGAAAAATCCAAACAATCATAACTTTGTCGTGTCGCAAGAGAATTGGTCCCTCCATCGCAAGGGACATCAAGATCAAAGACGTCATCAAGAGAAGGTTCAGGAAGCGATTAAAAAGAACCTTCCTGATTTAGTAAGTGAAGAAAATATTGTTATGTCAAATGGACGTGAAGTCATACGTATCCCTATTCGGTCTTTAGATGAGTACAAAATTCGCTATAATTATGATAAGAATAAGCATGTTGGGCAGGGAAAAGGTGACAGTAAAGTAGGCGATGTAGTAGCAAGAGATCCGAATGCGCAGCAACAGCAAGGACCAGGAAAAGGCCAGGGTGCAGGAGAAGATGCAGGAGAAGACTATTTTGAGGCCGAAGTGTCAATTATGGAACTGCAGGAAATGCTGTTTAAAGAGCTAGAACTTCCTAACTTGCAGAAAAAAGAAGAAGCTGAAATTATTGTAGAAGATATTTCATTTAATGATATTCGAAAAAAAGGATTAATGGGTAATGTCGATAAACGCCGTACGATTTTATCAGCAATTAAACGAAATGCCCTAGAAGGCAGACCAGGTCTTATTCCGATTTATAATGATGATCTACGTTTTAAAACATGGACAGAAACGACCAGACCAGAATCAAAAGCCGTTGTACTTGCGATGATGGATACAAGCGGCAGTATGGGGCGCTGGGAAAAGTATATGGCACGCAGCTTCTTTTTCTGGATGACTCGATTCCTGCGTACGAAATATGAAACCGTTGATATTGAATTTATTGCTCACCATACAGAAGCTAAAGTCGTATCTGAGGAAGACTTCTTCTCAAAAGGGGAGAGCGGGGGAACGATTTGTTCATCGGCTTACCGCAAAGCACTAGAATTAATCAATCAAAAATATGATCCTAAGCGTTTTAATATTTACCCATTCCATTTTTCAGATGGGGATAATTTAACGAGTGATAATGCAAGGTGCTTAAAGCTTGTGCAGGAGCTGATGGAGAAGAGCAGTATGTTTGGATACGGGGAAGTCAATCAATACAGCCGTCACTCTACTTTGATGAGTGCCTATAAAAATATTGATGACCCTCGCTTTAGACATCATATTTTAAAAGAAAAAGGCGATGTATATCATGCGATGAAAACCTTCTTTAAAAAAGAAGAAGAAGGTGCGATGGCGTAG
- a CDS encoding aldo/keto reductase, whose amino-acid sequence MNLQEALKKKIGFGTAPLGNMFRDVPEEEAINTIQSAWDHGIRYFDTAPFYGFGLAEMRLEKVLSAYPREEYLLSSKVGRIVSEEKEDKEGLFEYARKNKIIHDYTEDGTLKSIEDSLTRLKTDYLDFVFVHDISPDFHGDEWITKFDEARKGAFRTLSRLRDEGVIKSWGLGVNTTTPIELAMQLDDVRPDLCLSATQYTLMQHEGALEKMMPLAQRKNMEFVIGSPYNSGALLGGEHFDYAEITDDKKAHVQKLRKVADEHNVSLKAAALQFSTAHPAVKAVIPGSTRPGRIKEDLASMDEQIPRAFWEDLLDRKLISAKAPLPK is encoded by the coding sequence ATGAATTTACAAGAGGCATTGAAGAAGAAAATCGGGTTCGGTACAGCTCCTCTCGGCAATATGTTCCGAGATGTACCCGAGGAAGAAGCCATTAATACAATACAATCAGCTTGGGATCATGGTATCCGCTATTTCGATACAGCCCCTTTCTATGGATTCGGTTTAGCAGAAATGCGCTTAGAAAAGGTGCTTTCAGCATATCCAAGAGAGGAATACTTACTCAGCTCTAAGGTAGGGCGGATCGTGTCAGAGGAGAAAGAAGACAAAGAAGGTCTTTTCGAATATGCTCGTAAAAATAAAATCATTCATGATTACACCGAAGACGGTACGTTAAAGTCAATCGAAGATAGTCTTACACGTCTAAAAACAGATTACTTAGATTTTGTATTCGTGCATGATATTTCGCCTGATTTTCATGGGGATGAATGGATAACAAAATTTGATGAAGCCCGTAAAGGAGCCTTTCGAACTCTCAGCCGATTGCGTGATGAGGGAGTGATTAAATCATGGGGACTTGGAGTGAATACTACGACCCCAATTGAGCTCGCTATGCAATTAGATGATGTCCGGCCGGACCTATGTTTATCAGCCACTCAATACACGCTTATGCAGCATGAAGGTGCATTAGAGAAAATGATGCCCTTAGCTCAAAGAAAAAACATGGAATTTGTAATCGGCAGTCCTTATAACTCTGGGGCGCTCTTAGGAGGCGAGCACTTTGATTATGCAGAAATAACAGATGATAAAAAAGCGCATGTCCAGAAATTAAGGAAAGTGGCAGATGAACATAACGTTTCTCTTAAAGCAGCAGCCTTGCAATTTTCAACTGCTCATCCTGCAGTAAAAGCAGTCATACCTGGATCTACTAGACCAGGTCGAATAAAAGAGGATTTGGCTTCTATGGACGAGCAAATCCCTCGAGCCTTTTGGGAGGACTTGCTTGATCGTAAATTAATTTCTGCAAAAGCACCACTACCTAAATAA